A window of the Myxococcus fulvus genome harbors these coding sequences:
- a CDS encoding histidine phosphatase family protein — MGVVYLIRHGQASFGAEDYDQLSETGFVQARVLGEALKTRLPRLDAVVAGTLTRHRQTAETCLSAMGVDLLPTRSPGFNEFDHDELVVRHTPRYANHAALAEDLASAPEPRRAFQALFTEAVARWVAGKHDAEYTEPWPVFRERCLRALDSLIHGLGPSKTALVFTSGGPVTAICQQLLQIPDEHAFRLNWTLANCGVTKVIYSERGRYLSSLNEHTHFEGANQALITYR; from the coding sequence ATGGGCGTGGTCTATCTCATCCGCCATGGACAGGCGTCCTTCGGCGCGGAGGACTACGACCAGCTCTCCGAGACGGGCTTCGTGCAGGCGCGCGTGCTCGGCGAGGCGCTCAAGACGCGGCTGCCCCGGCTCGACGCGGTGGTGGCCGGCACGCTCACCCGCCACCGGCAGACGGCGGAGACGTGCCTCTCCGCCATGGGCGTGGACCTGCTGCCCACGCGCAGCCCGGGCTTCAACGAGTTCGACCACGACGAGCTCGTCGTCCGCCACACGCCCCGCTACGCCAACCACGCCGCGCTGGCCGAGGACCTCGCCTCGGCGCCGGAGCCGCGCCGCGCGTTCCAGGCGCTCTTCACCGAGGCCGTGGCCCGCTGGGTCGCCGGCAAGCATGACGCCGAGTACACCGAGCCCTGGCCCGTGTTCCGCGAGCGCTGCCTGCGCGCGCTCGATTCACTCATCCACGGGCTGGGGCCGTCCAAGACGGCGCTGGTGTTCACCTCGGGCGGCCCCGTCACCGCCATCTGTCAGCAGCTGCTCCAGATTCCCGACGAGCACGCCTTCCGGCTCAACTGGACGCTGGCCAACTGCGGCGTGACGAAGGTCATCTACAGTGAGCGCGGGCGCTACCTGTCCTCGCTCAACGAGCACACGCACTTCGAGGGGGCGAACCAGGCCCTCATCACCTACCGCTGA
- a CDS encoding phosphotransferase family protein, translating into MATHAAPKSTLDSPSSVRAGEELNVPAVDAWLKKQVPTLEGLPTVTQFSGGASNWTYRLKYPKRDLILRRPPAGTKAKSAHDMSREYRVQKALRPAYPFVPDMVALCQDASVIGADFYVMERIEGIIPRANMPRGMNLSAGETRKLCVNVIDKLLELHAVDAQAVGLSSLGKGAGYPRRQVEGWSDRYEKARTWNVPSFKYVRDWLKDHIPDDIATCVIHNDWRFDNVVLDPGEPTQVIGVLDWEMATLGDPLMDLGSALAYWVESDDDFFMRATRRQPTHMPGMMSRREVVDYYLQRSGLKPASWTFYEVFGIFRLAGIIQQIYYRYHHKQTRNPAFKNFWTLVTYYDWRCKRLIKKGGR; encoded by the coding sequence ATGGCCACCCACGCCGCCCCGAAATCCACCCTGGATTCACCCAGCTCCGTTCGCGCCGGTGAAGAGCTGAACGTCCCCGCCGTCGACGCCTGGCTCAAGAAGCAGGTGCCGACGCTCGAGGGCCTGCCCACCGTGACGCAGTTCTCCGGCGGCGCGTCCAACTGGACCTACCGGCTCAAGTACCCCAAGCGCGACCTCATCCTCCGCCGCCCTCCCGCGGGCACCAAGGCGAAGTCCGCGCACGACATGTCGCGCGAGTACCGCGTGCAGAAGGCGCTCCGGCCCGCCTACCCGTTCGTGCCCGACATGGTCGCCCTGTGCCAGGACGCGTCCGTCATCGGCGCGGACTTCTACGTCATGGAGCGCATCGAGGGCATCATCCCCCGCGCCAACATGCCGCGCGGGATGAACCTCAGCGCCGGCGAGACGCGCAAGCTGTGCGTCAACGTCATCGACAAGCTGCTGGAGCTGCACGCGGTGGATGCCCAGGCCGTGGGCCTGTCATCGCTCGGCAAGGGCGCGGGCTATCCCCGCCGTCAGGTGGAGGGCTGGTCGGACCGCTACGAGAAGGCGCGGACCTGGAACGTGCCGAGCTTCAAGTACGTGCGCGACTGGCTCAAGGACCACATCCCCGACGACATCGCCACCTGCGTCATCCACAACGACTGGCGCTTCGACAACGTGGTGCTGGACCCGGGCGAGCCCACGCAGGTCATCGGCGTGCTCGACTGGGAGATGGCCACGCTGGGCGACCCGCTGATGGACCTGGGCAGCGCGCTCGCGTACTGGGTCGAGTCGGATGACGACTTCTTCATGCGCGCCACGCGGCGTCAGCCCACGCACATGCCCGGCATGATGAGCCGCCGGGAGGTCGTCGACTACTACCTCCAGCGCTCCGGCCTGAAGCCCGCCAGCTGGACCTTCTACGAGGTCTTCGGAATCTTCCGGCTCGCCGGCATCATCCAGCAGATCTACTACCGCTATCACCACAAGCAGACGCGCAACCCCGCGTTCAAGAACTTCTGGACGCTGGTGACGTACTACGACTGGCGCTGCAAGCGGCTCATCAAGAAGGGAGGCCGCTGA
- a CDS encoding acyl-CoA dehydrogenase family protein: MDFEPSARGKDYLERVKQFMREHIEPNEARYYQEVMEASRGGDWKTWPVSSVMEDLKAKARAAGLWNLFLPDEKLAPGLSTLEYAPIAEETGRSLMAPEVFNCNAPDTGNMEVLWKYGTPAQQKQWLTPLLAGEIRSVFCMTEPGVASSDATNMEATAVVEKDEVILNGSKWWTTGLGHPKAKIAIFMARTPDTGGDRHHQHSMVLVPLDSPGVSIQRMLPVFGEYDAPHGHGEVHFTNVRVPVSNIIGGPGMGFEIAQGRLGPGRIHHCMRCIGASERALELMIDRGMNRTAFGKPLLNLGGNRERVAEARIAIDQARLLTLYAAWKMDQVGALGAMTEISAIKVVAPSVLQRIVDDAIQIHGGAGVSNDTVLAGFFGQARTLRLADGPDEVHKGVIARIELAKRGFSKR; encoded by the coding sequence GTGGACTTCGAGCCGAGCGCCAGAGGCAAGGACTACCTGGAGCGCGTGAAGCAGTTCATGCGCGAGCACATCGAGCCCAACGAGGCCCGCTACTACCAGGAGGTCATGGAGGCCTCGCGCGGCGGTGACTGGAAGACCTGGCCCGTCTCCTCCGTCATGGAGGACCTCAAGGCCAAGGCCCGCGCCGCGGGACTGTGGAACCTCTTCCTCCCCGACGAGAAGCTCGCCCCGGGCCTGTCCACGCTCGAGTACGCCCCCATCGCCGAGGAGACCGGGCGCAGCCTCATGGCCCCCGAGGTCTTCAACTGCAACGCCCCCGACACCGGCAACATGGAGGTGCTCTGGAAGTACGGCACCCCCGCCCAGCAGAAGCAGTGGCTCACCCCGCTGCTCGCCGGAGAAATCCGCTCCGTCTTCTGCATGACCGAGCCCGGCGTCGCCTCCTCCGACGCCACCAACATGGAGGCCACCGCCGTCGTCGAGAAGGACGAGGTCATCCTCAATGGCTCCAAGTGGTGGACCACCGGCCTGGGCCACCCCAAGGCGAAGATCGCCATCTTCATGGCGCGCACGCCCGACACCGGCGGCGACCGCCACCACCAGCACTCCATGGTGCTCGTGCCCCTGGACTCGCCGGGCGTGTCCATCCAGCGCATGCTCCCCGTCTTCGGCGAGTACGACGCGCCCCACGGCCACGGCGAGGTGCACTTCACCAACGTCCGCGTCCCCGTCTCCAACATCATCGGCGGCCCCGGCATGGGCTTCGAGATTGCCCAGGGCCGCCTGGGCCCCGGCCGCATCCACCACTGCATGCGCTGCATCGGCGCCTCCGAGCGGGCGCTGGAGCTGATGATTGACCGCGGCATGAACCGCACCGCCTTCGGCAAGCCCCTGCTCAACCTGGGCGGCAACCGCGAGCGCGTGGCCGAGGCCCGCATCGCCATCGACCAGGCCCGCCTGCTCACGCTCTACGCCGCGTGGAAGATGGACCAGGTGGGCGCCCTCGGCGCGATGACGGAGATCTCCGCCATCAAGGTCGTGGCCCCCAGCGTGCTCCAGCGCATCGTCGACGACGCCATCCAGATTCACGGCGGCGCGGGCGTGTCCAACGACACGGTGCTCGCGGGCTTCTTCGGCCAGGCGCGCACGCTGCGGCTCGCGGACGGCCCGGACGAGGTGCACAAGGGCGTCATCGCCCGCATCGAGCTGGCCAAGCGCGGCTTCTCCAAGAGGTGA